The window TTAGTCTTTCTTCTGAGGGAACGCTGCCACCACCAGTTCATACACAACATATCCGGCTCCTGCAAGGAAAACCAGTCCAGTTAGTGGGATTTGATTGTCAACAAGTAGtttaaaaaggtgtttttatttattacttaccACATCTTTAGAACAGTTTATCTACATGTTTATTAGTTTCAGATAAGCAACTGAgagcattttcttttccttttttcccccataagTTTACACAGCAAACCAAGTCCcgaaatatattttcattgaaagtttttatattattttgggCCCAGTGCATAAATCAAATAccttttggggctttttggtCACATGGAGCAGAAAGTTTATGGACAAACTGTGCTGAGCACACTTTACCCCATTGTGgagatttttaatgaaaatgttcatACCAACAGACAGACCTAATATAGTTGCTAACTTTCCAAAACCTTAAAATCAACCTCAAAATGATCGACTTTTTCTGACCATCTTAATGATTAGAATAGACATTCTTACTTTAGGTTTAAAAGTATATTGtataggactttttttttctccagattatttatttcattactgACAcgcactgcaaaaaaaatactgaaaatatgaTCAGGACCCTTTAATTGTGAGCAATTCCAATTGTGAACTTTGGTCAATTGATTTCACCGCCATAATCTTGTCAATGTGGAAACAGACAGATaagtaaataatattttaacatgaGCTAGAACTGAATTTAAACTGCAGCACATATACACCAATTCTGTTCCAGTTTTTGAGGgcatattttcaaatatcaaaGTAACATCACCCAGTAACctgttttaaacttttaaagacactgaaacaatattttcaaactTCTCATTCAATGCCCTTGTGTTTATGTTCACTTATCTTGTTATTACcgaaaaaatatgcaaaaaaaaatcaccaaaaaattatTCAAATCGCTCACTAGGAACTAATacacatacatttacacactCAGAAGTGATTGGGGTAAAAATGAGGTATTTCAGAACTCCTCTCATTGGATCAAAATATGTTCAGACACAACTTTGTGCTGGAGGGATTGTAAACACGTCGGAGagctcaaacacattttttttggactgtcCAAAGTTGAAGTCATACTAGAGAGGGATTCATACAAAAATACTGGCCATTTTGAATACTGACATACCATCAGAcccattgtgttttattttgggaaCAATCCCAAGTGGAATtatgagaaagaagaaaagaagagaaaggtGTAAAGGTATAACAATTtcttttgatgtattttaatttCTATGTTATCATGCAATAACATTTTTCTAAGACTCTTATGTAACTGTAAAACTCTACATTTCTAATAAAGTGTGATTATGCTCCAATTTCTTCATTCTCCCGCCTCTAAATCTCCAAAACTCTGCTCTGTAACATGTTGTATCCACTCAAAAGTTAAAGGACTTAATTTAAATCCCTAAAACAACTAAACCCTGCCCACGTGACTACATCAAATTATGTCACATTATCAAACACAAAGAGGCCAACTCCCTTTAAACTGACTATGACTTTAATTTGCTGATGAGGTCCATCTATTAGTATTTAAACAGAACTGCACACAAACTAGTTTATGTGGAAAATGCATAATATTACAGCAACCCATGTCAGAAAACCTGCATCAAACTCTCACCtgcacactaaaacacacttcCCTGCAGTGCTTATCTAAACACAGGCCATGAGCTGTTAAGTGCAGTTTTTCCAGTGCAATTTTTAGTAACACCGCCTGAACAGTGCTAAAGTTTAGTTTCAGGATGTTAAAATGACCTATGACCTTTTggatagaaaatgtcattactttatcattttatcctaataaacatttgtgtgaaattttgtaataattagtGTATaaattcctgagttatggccaaaaccctgttttgtgaggtcacagtgacatctgaccaccaaaatcttatcagttcatgcTTCAGTCCAAGTATGTGAGcatttgccaaatttgaggaaattccatcaaggcgttcttgagataacaAGTTCATGAGAATggaaaggacagacagagggacaagCCACAAACGTAATGCCTCCGGCTGCTGCTGTCACCGGCGTGGAGACACAAAAACGCAAAGTCACcctcttttaaacttttcttttaccTGCGGTGTTGAGGTTTCCAGCTAATGAGCTCAACTTTTAGAGGAATTATGTGTTAAAAATTCTGCAGAAAAAGATGCTGCCGAAATATTTAAGCAGAGAAGAAATGTCTCTCACCCAGGATGGTGAGGGCCATTGTTGTTCTGTACAGCAGAGCGTCGCCGCTGCCTCCTTTCAAATGAATCGGCATCCCGTTATCCTCCTGCAGatgaaaaatgtgacataaaacttagcagagacatgccatttaATAAACACTAaggtgtaataataataataataacaaagttAATGTGTATAGCACTTATTAAAACCAGCGTTACAAAGTGTGTCACACATAAAATcaccatcaaacacacacaggagaattaaaaaaaaacaaaaatgaagcacAACAAAATATAGctgcatttaaaatcaaacagagCAGTTCAAGGCTTAATGTTGGGAGTCATTATGGTCTAACTCAGTGAATACACTGTACACTAAGAGACACTAAGGATGAAAATAGACCTTAAATAATGTAAGAGAAATTATAGGAATGcctttcaataaaaataagcCTTCAGGAgtcattttgaataatttgtCTGCAAAACAGGGTGAATTCGACCtaatttataaatgttttaacaaaGATACCCTTTAGCTctaaacagtgtgtgtgaacagactgaaaattcCCCACAATACATAAAAGAGCAACAGTTCAGGTGACATCAGCACAGGATGTTTGAACCACGttgtttattatataaaatgatGCCACTCGTTAGAAATATCAGAGGTCTGTGGGGAAAGTGAGCGTCACCTTAGAGCAAAGCGGACGtcagattttaaaatacttaCAAAGACTTATGGTCTCTCTTCAGCatgtatgctttttttgtgaatgtatCATTTAAGAGTTTGAATAAGCGGCTCAAGTGGTCACCTCTccagtttttaaatgtggatttGTTTCTCACCAATCTGCTAACAAATTTAAGTATGGCTTTGAAAGATTGGCTATTTATTCTAACTGTAGTAGAACAAAGATTTAATGACACAACATCTGTAAAACATTGCTTAACAAGTGCAACACTGctttaaaaagtaactaaacCCCCCACGTCCGATCCACAGCAGCTACCTGCCCCCagtgcacacacagaggagtCAGCTGGTGAAGGGGCAGTGATGAGGCGGCGACAGGGGGCTCGGCTGATCAAAGCAAGCTCCTGGTTTCAACCCTCAGAGGGCGGtcactatgcatatttataacacaaatacacaatataacacatacatttaaataattaaaagaaaaaaaacagttggacctgaatcaatcaacaacactactaaatacccatgttttttttaactgaaaaaagtggtttgggggtcatattaatatattttaaagcaaaaatccggaattgaaatgttattttggcaataaaattaaataaaaatgcatttatttgtgataCTAGTTAACCTATATAAGACCTGCTGTGATAAGTACAAGTCTGAGTAACAACTGTGTGTTTATCCTACTTATGACTtttaacagcagcagtgttaatgttaaaaattcaaaatgaaatgaaaagtctGTGCAGTTTCTAGCTTGCAACAGTTCATCATGCAAGCTGGCTTCAATCAAAGCTCATAAAAAGCAGTGGTCACCACAAGCATCGGAGAACAAACCAGCCATAAAACTAGTTTGTTTAGTCTGCAAGACACTTTGGAAGCTGGTTTGATCatctttatgttatttattttaacacacGCAGTGATGACATTTGGCTGCCTGAGCTGTTAAAGCAGCATCTGAAACCTTGAAGTCTGCCTAAACACCAGTTTCTATGATATTTAAGTGAAAACTAATACTGATGAGCTGAATAAATACTGCATTTAGGCACTAATTCACTGCAGGTCAATCATACAGTATAACATGCAGAATTAGTACTCCACTCAGTTAGATTGCTGCTACTTATCTTTGGAGCTAACAGTAACTGAGGTTTCAGGGCTTCATGAGAAGAAACTCtgctaaagaaataaaaatatgcaccATTCAGTCTGTAATTCATACTGTCATTATACTTTCTCCCAGCAGCTTcaaaccacttcctgtttggaGAACTGGGGCACAATGGAGTCATCAATGATCAGACATACACGAAACTGTTGTCGGGTCATTATTCTTGCAGTCTGACTCGTGTTTTTAAGGTTTGAAACGTGCATAAAGTACTTTACTACCAAAGAAAGAGGAAGTATGCTACGTAATAGCAAGCATTTAATaagtttttgcttattttttaattcactgtgtttttgaagagCTTTCAAGACAACTTTGAAGTCCTTGAGTTGGATTTCCGGGGGCtaaaagcagcaacatttctCATAACTCTTACATTCATGAGGCTTTACCATTCTGTGGCAGCAGTGCGAGTTTTTGAAGTCTGATCCTAAAAAATGTGGGCTAATATTTATTTGGTGGATCTCAAACTGTGTggaaaagtctgttttttatcCTGTTTGGATCATATTTTCgtgtttgcagttttgcaggCAGAAAGTCGATGGTGCTGCTCAACCCTTATTAGTGGCTGCAGCactttttatgactttgtgAATTTGTCACACAGTGTTCCCTACAGTCAGACCAGAATGACACTGAAATGTTTGTCTTTCCCGTCTTATTATGTGAATGTGCATTAACATCTTTTACTAGCCTGTGGCAGGCCTGCCATCAGCAGTTACAGTCAGTggaaattttgaaatttaaacatTGTTTACATCCTGGACAAACATACTATCTCATTCAGGGCAGACAGTAGAAAACTGTGAGATCACAAAAGCACCCTTGAAGAGCAGGATGAAAAAGTCCTTCATCACTAAAGCCATTACACACCTGGATCTTGGAAATGATCCATTATGAagcttcatttttcactgtGGACATCTGATGTTGGTTTTTAGGAACAGTTttagtttcagtgttttttaatatatgcaTTTATGTATGTCACTGTTGCTTACGGCTGACTCAGTGtgattgttttattctgttttgttttacctggctgcaaaaacaaatttcccttaggggacaataaagttaaaagtcGAAGTCCTGCTGCTGGAGAACACAGCAAACACGTTCATGTGAGTGAACCACAGAGCAACATGGATTATATGGCAAAAACCATTATCATTACATTAAGAAGGGTATAACCCAAGCCTGATATAGCATATCATAATATGGAAAATGTATGCAAGGTCACATATACAATTATCAAAAACATGAGACCAAACAGTAAATGAGTGTAAAATACTTCACTTGCTCATTTGGCTCACCTTACcaagagtattttattttgacacaacTTCATATCATCACAATAAAACTCAAGAAATTACCCCTAACACTGAATTAGTGCCCAGGGCTTGGGCTGTAAATAGGGCTAGAAAGTTCATAGAGATGCAAATGCCTCAGTCACTGATAATGACACAGCTGTTTTGCATACTAACAACACAGGTGATGGAGGATCACACATATCACGCTGTTTTTGTGGCACTTAAAGACTTTTAGTGATTAGTAATGACTGTGACCACTtctttttattgacatttctacattttaattacttttttcaatGGTTGACCGAGCTCACTGCTTTTCTTGACACTTTCAGATGACCTTCATTGATGCTTTAACGGTTGATTGGGATTGCTTTCAGTTCGGCTGTGTGCTGCTATGTTGCTCTATGCgcctgtttattgtatttttatattgttttgtaccACCAACTGCAGATCAAATTGCTCTTTTAGGAACAATATAAGCTCTGCACTAAACTTATAACTAGCACTGTATCAGTTGTGATTACAAATGGTGTAACTacaaaatgcattgtttttcattcaaCATAAAGAATCCAGGAAATTTGGCAGTTTGTGAATTATCTTGCACTACTAGGCCTTAGGACCACATATTTAATATCAAATTGTCTCTCCAATCTttggcagtggtggaagaagtattcagatcctttacttgagtaaacCTGCCAATACTACACGGTGAAAATACCCCGCTTCAAGTAGAAGTAATGCATTAAAAAccttactcaagtaaaagtatacaATCATTATCAGCAGAATTTACTTAAACTATTAAAAGTAAGTACAGAATAAGCGCAGTAAAATGTTCCCTCTCAGCGTTTAACTGTTACATATGTTGTTTTGGATTATTTTAGTGCTGCACTGGTGTGTGTTTAGcatttcactgctgctgctgtttactgtttaGCTAATTTAAACTCCTGTAACTTACACTCCACCACTGCTCTTAGATCAAGTCAGGGAGACGTTACCTGGTAAAGAGCGTCTAATAACGctgttaatgtgtatttaagCAGTTTTCTGTCGCTTTACCTGAAACAGCTTTTGTTTCTGCGGGACTTTGTTGTCCAGCTGCCGCCGGACAGAGCTGGAGATGGTCCGCCGCGCCACCTGCTGGAGCgcctgaaaaccacaaaaacccGCAAAGTCAGCACACACAGGAGGACGTGGACTAAACACACCGAACACGCTAATGACAAGTTCAGTGTTTGgacatatttatataaaatatagctGCTAAAGGCGAGAAAATGCTCGTACAGCTGacactgaggctaagctaatgCTAACTCTTCCGGCTGCATCTTAACGCCAACGCTATCCGACTTTGACCCCTAGCTAACAGTTTGTAGCTTTATCTAACCGCGCCCTGCCTTTGGTCACTCATATCCAGATTGTATATCTGTACAATTAGTTCAAGACTATTTctacaaagcaaacacaaactTTAAGGAGAAATTATACTCACAAATATGTGTCTGTTCATCTTTACTTTCGCCTCTGTCACTCACAAGGACACCAGAATACTCCACTTCCGCTTTCAGCTTCTTACTCTTCTTTGCTGATATTAACGGCAGCCTGTACTCCTCCCGCGCGCTCTGCTGCCCCCCAAAGTcttttaaacaaactacaccCTCATTTTCTCCAGGATACGTggatttaaatgtaattttctcgGATAATACCGGTGgtttaaaataagtaatttaCTCAGGTACTGTAGTTAACTGCAGTTTTAAGGCACTTAAGGATTCGTCTTTTGCTACTTTATGGTCTTAATCCAGCACACCTCGAAGGCTaacaatgtactttttacttcactataattatttttaaacctttagttactttttagatttagattttcaAAACTTACTAAAACCAACTAATACattatgatatatataattatagatCTACTTACCATACAGTATATAAGTAATTAGAGTGAGCTTCACCATTGCCAGCTACAGTATAATATTAAAGTTATACCTGTTATGAATTCATAGTGCCAAGAAGAATTAAGgtcattttggaaaaattaatttaaaaaaaacttagattttgagaaaaatatatattatgagaataaaatcataatttaatgAGAATAGAATCATACCAttttccaataaaaaataaataaataaattcacacGATTAAAAGTTGCAGATTAGAGTTGATAAACCAGCTGACATTTATTCCCATACATTTATGAAATTAATCACAtaatattaaaacttttaaaaaatagcatgactttatttttttaatattatgattttttttcttaaaatagtatgacttcattctcataatattgtgattttatttttttctgactttatctttaaaatatattctttCTTCTTCAGTGTAGCACTAATACTCCATCACACATATAACTTCCCCCACCTAAATTCATAAGAAATTATACGCGGTTTCTGAAATGTATTAGGTCATTTGTACGcatcttttgaattttttttcactttattttttcttataagTTATTTCAGTTTACAGTAGCTATTCTTCAAATTTGagcctttttttgtgctgctgtgttgtgtGAATTCCCCCCTGAGGATCTATAAAGTtattttgaggaaaaatataataatatccTAAACATCAGGCTGATGAAGCAAAGCAGGGAACAATCACACAAGTCAGTCAGAGATACTGTTTCAACgtaaaagacacatttattcatttaaagcaACAATACCACACAAATGAAGTATCAAAAGAAATGTGAATCTAGCACTTGTCATGATTGCAAATAACAATTTATcttgacaaaatgtaataaaaaaaaagacatttttactcGGCACAATTCAACATGCAGCATGTATTTTATTAATGGATTATCTCAGCTGCTAACGAGCTGAAAATGGAAGGATTAAGGTTTAAAACTACTTGTGTGCATTACTGTCAGCAGTGTAAGTGTTGAGTGACAatcacattaacatttaatcaCGTGTACTGAATCATACTGCGTTACTGTTCATGCTATGTTGATAATCTACTATTGTTGCTTGTAAACGACAATGAATGAAGCCACAACACCGTGTCAGTGTATATTTGTACGGAATCGAGTTTCACACTCACAACTTACAGCCCCTCAAACTATGACAGCCACCTTTAAACCCAGTTTAGACTCAAAACCCCTGAGGTCTGGCGTGCAAATACTGGCTTTTCtttacaatgcaaacatttcttaaactctaaaataaatacaaaaaaaggttaaCTGTACAGCTCCCACACTTTAAACACTTTGCGTTCCCTTTGAGGTGGAACTTGCTTGGTGCGTTTTTTACGACTCAGCAAAAGCATGATTTTGGCTTGAAGGTGGGCTTATGTAACATACGAGACGAGGCACAAAGACGAGCCGCTCGAGCAGCTCCATAATCACATTTACATCGCAGCTACCCAGCATGCAACTCAGGACTCAGAGCAACACTCCAGCTCACCTTAACTGCAACAGTTCAGAGCTTAGAGGTCCTACGAGGAGTGTGGAGAGTTAGCCAAACTTTCCAGACTCTTTCCCgggcagattttctttttttaaattaagatttgAGGATTCTGGTCAGGCTTTGATTTGATGTAACGGAGCAATAAGACTGTCCCCTAAACTGAACAACATTCCTCCCCGAAAGTGCTGTAGCTAGAATTATTTAAATATCAATTACAACTCCattatattttctattaaaGTGAAGCCATTCCTTTTTTGTggacccaaaaatagcaagtgAAGAGTTTAATTATAGATTAATCTGAAGCGTATTCTCTTGATTAATAGTTCGGTCcataatgtcagaaaatagtcaAATTGTCCTtcacaatttcccagagccAAAGGTGTTGTCTCAAAATTGTTTGTATGGTCTGAACAACAATCTAAAtccaaatgtattaaatgttatattgtacaagacaaaaaaaaaaacagcaaatgttcCCATTTTTACCTCCATCTTTTACAGTGTAGTGGCCAAATACCCTTTCAATGTACATATATTAatgcattaaagggatagtttctattttttgaattggggttgtatggggtacatATTTATAGATATTACATGCAGTTGAACTTGTTTTAGCTAccttaaaaaagtcacacccataaaaaaaataaaatcaaatgaaattaaattaacttcaGTGTAAGTGTACCCTATATGTAGAGCATGTTTACTGCTTCACCATGATGTCAGACATTGATTTCCAACATTAATTTGAAGCTGTTTCATCGCTGTCTTCAatgccagactccactgagaaaaaaatagaattaaacatcgctgaacacaggagctgctgatgtACCGCGGCCTTAATCAgtcagtttatttgtgttattgtatgactCCGGCATTTAAACGGCTCAGTTTGGATTCGCTTAAGTCACACAGCAAGACGAACTAACTAACCGATCGAGGCGGCATTTGACCAGCAACTCCTgagttcagtgaggtaaaatgactgtttttctcaatggagtctggtggctttgacaggAGCACAGATGGCTGAAGCGATACTACCCCTTACTATcccttaaatatgtaattttctttgtaaCTGTTGAATGTAGACTCCTCATTGGGCTGTTAAAACCACcagatttacaaaaacaatacagagGACATGGCTTCTGGTTCCCAGCAAAGTGCTGCAGTATTTTACCACAGTTTTTGTCTAATTATCAAACTTACTCTACTAAATATACTTACTTTTTCAGACCTGATCAGGAACACTAAGTGCATTTTTTGTTCAAAAGGCAGTCGATCATGTGATACATCCGTCTTACACATGGTTGCTCAGGTTACCAGGAAGGAAAATCTGTcagaaactgcacattttttggCTACTTTCCATTTACTTTGGCAAATAATCAACCACAGTCAAAACCTGTTTAACTCTAAAACCCAAACCCTGACAGATGATCACTGTGCACTGCGGCAGAGGTGAGCTGGAGGGCAGCCGCTGCTTCAGTTAGAAATGTCGGCGCTGTTGTTGCGGTTGCCACATTTGTGGTGGATGATGAGCAGGACGACACCCAGGAAGAAGCAGACCGAGCCCACGGTGATGTAAGCGATGCCCAGGAACGGGTTCTTGCCCCCCATCCAGGAGATGGTGCTCAGGATCATCCGCTTCCTGCCCTCGAAGCTGCGGACAGGGTAATCTGGGTTGAACTGGTTAAAGGCGGGAACAGCAAACACAACGGTGAACAGTAAACTGACCTCAGggaaccacaaacacacaactctGACCTGGAAACAGTTTGTTGACACCAACCTGCTCATCACTCCTTTGAATGTTTTTCTAGAGTTTTTGCAACGCATTCATCTTAATCTTATCATTTCTGATTACTTCACTTGACAGATGGAGGTTATCGTGTCAGTGCAGTGTAGAAAACAGTCAGATGACTCAACTTCCATAACAGTACACTGTTGGGCTGctaataacacaaaaaagaagatCGTGTTAAAATGCAAACTGAATACAGAGAAATGTCCGTGTTTTAGTGCATAGTTAGTCTGTGTTGGATTTAATAAGCTTCTGCTTTTGCTCCCAAAGTTTGCTACCAACTTTCCGGCAGAGACATGGCGATGTCAGGCCACATAGCTGGGGGCTTTCATTGCCGCTAATTCTCTGATCTCAGTTTGGTTTTTCACGACCTTGAAGCTTAACCGTCAACGCTATGAAATGGGGTCTAGATGGGCGTCTTTGCCCGGGCCGCCCCAGAGTTTAGGGGCTGGTGATTCAAGGTTCTAGCTACCTACGTAAACATGAACTTGAAtttgctgcagctgtgagcTTTAAGCTCCAGTTAGAAGAAAGCTAAACTAgtagcaacattttctctccatctcttaaACACTTCActgatattgacacattttggTG is drawn from Plectropomus leopardus isolate mb chromosome 16, YSFRI_Pleo_2.0, whole genome shotgun sequence and contains these coding sequences:
- the LOC121955635 gene encoding cytochrome c oxidase subunit 7A2, mitochondrial, with protein sequence MNRHIFALQQVARRTISSSVRRQLDNKVPQKQKLFQEDNGMPIHLKGGSGDALLYRTTMALTILGAGYVVYELVVAAFPQKKD